The Caldisericum sp. genome segment ATGATACACAGGAATGCCGTTTATCTTTTTATTAATTTTTTCTGGATCGATATCAAACATCGCTTTTACATCGTAGCCCACTTCTTTAAAGCCTTTGTACTTTGAAAGGGCTGTTCCCAGAGAGCCTGCACCAATGATTGCAACATTCCACTTCCTTTTTGTTTTGAGAATCTTCTCGAGTTTCTTTAAAAGTGCTTCAACATCATATCCTTCGCCTGTTTTCCCAAATTTGCCGAAATACGAGAGGTCCTTTCTTACCTGTTCTGGTGTTGTTCTCGTGTGTTCAGCCATCTCATAAGAAGAGATTTTTTTCACACCTCTTTCTTTAAGATGCCTCAAACATCTTACATAAATTGCAAGTCTCTCAATTGTTGCAA includes the following:
- a CDS encoding redox-sensing transcriptional repressor Rex, with product MDIPFATIERLAIYVRCLRHLKERGVKKISSYEMAEHTRTTPEQVRKDLSYFGKFGKTGEGYDVEALLKKLEKILKTKRKWNVAIIGAGSLGTALSKYKGFKEVGYDVKAMFDIDPEKINKKINGIPVYHIEKFGEVVDKENIEIAIVAVPTEAVQDIEEIIAKSKVKGILNFAPVTLNLKTRRKIVVLDVDLTQKLYIISYLIKNKWEE